In the Salvia splendens isolate huo1 chromosome 16, SspV2, whole genome shotgun sequence genome, ttgctttttttaatgttattttttaatttaatttaatgttattaaattttagtagattaataatttggataataaaaataatttaataaagagagaagtagagaCAAATTTTCGTCGTACTATTAATAGGGGAAAATTCTACaacgaaaatattttaaaaacacaacataataataaaaagataaaaaacgCCACCGCTTCctactcggtggcgtcatcggaattgggaggattggaatTGCTGGGACGGGTTGTTGATCGCGTCCATATTCGGTCGGTAGTTCCCGAACCCCGATGGTTGGCGAACCAAGTTCCTCTGCTGGGATGGCTGGACCCGGAATTGGGGCGAGTGCGGACTCCACGTCTGATTGGGGAAGTTGCCGTATCCCGGGTCTCCATACCCCGGGGAAttaccatctccaccttgcattttttgtagtgtttgagagtgtaaaatgaagggattgaaagtgtagaatgaagtgataaaatggaaatgagagtgtatatttataaaaaaatttcgaaataaaaaaaaattaaattaaattccgcGGCTCAGCCGCGAAACGCGGCTCGATGCaatggagggccgcggctcacacggctcagccgcgtgaaggccgcggccgcggctcagCCACGTCTCTCGCCCCAGGGCCGCGGCTCTCGGcctctgcaatggggggccgcgcaccgagccgcgggccgcggctcccccattgtggacactcttatgaTCTCTAATAGACCTCTTAGTAGAGTTTGAACTTAGACGAAGTGTGACTATCTATAATAGGAAAAAGAACGAAGCAATCTCATAAAATTCCCAATAAATTCctggatttttttttctggaTCTGCTTCTCATGTTTCATGAACAGTTAGGACACAAATTTCATCATTAAAAATCTTATGTCATAGGATGACTATTTTTGGATTCACTAGACTTATGAAATCAATGTCTTAAAACGACAGATACGATGGGATTCCTCGAGGCAACACACAATCATTGCTGAAAAGCTATTATCTAATTAAATTTCTGTTGAATTAGTACAAATAGTATTATCCGAATCACTTTCAACATTTCATAGTAGTAACTAAATAAGGAGTAATATGGTCAAAGCAAAAGACTACCGAATATATTCTTAATTCCAAGTAACTACGCTTTCTTATTTAACTAAACATAACACtccaaaaattaataatactccaCTATTTTCAAATTGTGGAAAACCCTAATTATGATCATGGctaattatatttaatgaaaacaaaataaatccgtattaaaaaaaaggaaaaagaatccTGGTTGTGGGTTGTCGGACTCATCATCCAATATTCAAATATAGTTAAACCCGTCGATGTTGATTAGGTTCAAATCCGCTCCATCAATCCCATCTGCCATCTCATTCATTCTTCTCTCTCTGAAATTCTCCTGCTATTTATTATCCCCTCTACCTATAAAACCCACGCAGACATTTTTTTGCTGCGTTTCCATTTGATTTCCGTTGTAAATTTGAGCTCGACAGATTAATGGATGCAGCAGGCTACAACCCCCGCACTGTTGAGGAAGTTTTTAGGGATTTCAAGGGCAGGAGAGCTGGACTCATCAAAGCTCTCACTACAGGTTTCGTGTTGAATTCTTCTGTTTCGTAGCTTTTTGGTGCTGAATTGTTCCGTTTCGTAgctgcatttttttatttcgtgGTGTTTTTTTGTCGATTTGTTTTCGCGGTGTggttaattttgtattttgtttgcAGATGTTGAAGAATTTTTCCAGCAGTGTGATCCTGGTATGGTTAATTTTGGTTTGCGATTGTTGGTTAGGTTTTTCGCTGGTGTGATGTTACTGAGTTAGCCGTTTTTTGGGGGAATGGCTTCGATTTTGTTAATTCTGTGCGGAGAGAGTGTGCTGtggagtggatttgaggttgatTTGTGTTCGTTAGggttttgatttgatttttgaatTAGTGGTTTTGGTTTTTTGAAtgtatgtttttgtttaaaagTTGTAAGGGGTTCTGTTTCTATCAGCTCCTGGTGATTGTTGGTTGTAATGTTCCTTTGGAAATGAGAGTGGATTTGTTTGGATATTTGAGACTGTTTTATATAATCGCAATTGTGTGTCTCACTGCAAATTAATGTGTGTGAGTTATATACTTGTTCGGATATAAATTCATAAGTACCTGGTCTTGAATTGAGCAGCAGTGTACATTTTCGTCGTTTATTGTTTTTGTATTCAATAAAAGATTCTAAACTCGGTTTTCTTAAAGATCTATACGTTTATTGTTATGTAACGGGCACGAGGGATATTTTGTTAAGTGGGTGCATGATGACTTCTATTCAGTGCGATGTGGACATGTGTCGTAATGTTTGTTAACATGTGGCATTGGGGTTTTTACTTCTTGAATGTGTGCTTTGGAAATGAGAGTGGATTGTTGGTTTTAATGTGCTTTGGAAATGTGAGTGGATTTGTTTGGATACTAGAGACGTTGTGCTTTATATAATCGCATTTTGTGTCTCACTGCAAATGTAATGTGTGTGTGTTATACTTGTTCAGATATAAATTCTCAAGTACCTGGTCTTGAATTGAGCAGCAGTGTACATTTTTCGTCGTTTATTGTTTTTGTATTCAATAAAAGATTCTAATTTCGGTTTTCTTAAAGATCTGTGCGTTTATTGGTATGTAACGGGCACGAGGGATATTTTGTTAAGTGGGTGCGTGATGACTTCTATTCATTGCGATGTGGACATGTGTCGAATGTTTGTTGATATGTGGCATTGGGGTTTTTACGCCTTGCAATTTTATTGGATCATTTGACATTATGCTTATGTTCTGCAATAATGGTGCTTAGCGACTTCTTTTGTGTCGCATATGGAAGTAGATTCTGTTCTGTGTTAGATTGTAGGTTGTGTTGATTGTCGATATTATTTGGTTCATTTTTTCTTAAGATTGTGGTATAAATGAAAAGTGCTTATGTCATGTTTCTTGTTTCGTGTCAGATGCAGTTaatattatttactttttctttcagAAAAGGAGAATTTGTGCTTGTACGGGTTTCCTAGTGAGCAATGGGAGGTCAATTTACCTGCTGAAGAAGTTCCACCAGAACTCCCTGAGCCCGCTTTAGGGATCAACTTTGCTAGGGATGGGATGCAAGAAAAGGACTGGTTATCTCTAGTTGCTGTCCACAGTGACGCTTGGTTGCTTGCTGTTTCCTTCTACTTTGGTGCTAGGTTTGGATTCGATAAAGCAGACAGGTACCTCCTGTACATCTATTTTATGTGCGTGGCTCTATGGGCAACTGTATTTCTAACTAGTAATAGTGATTCTGATagtttcttgaatttcttcaagattttGTTTCAAACGCGACtccatttttttttgaattaggGTCTCTATAGTACCTGGATGACCGTTTCTAGGATTATCCATTTTATAGAAAACTTGGGAAAAAGTATTGATTTTTGCGCATTTGTTTGAATTGAAGCACTATTGTTTACTTATGATTGGCTCCATAGCATTAAGATATTGAGCATTTCTATCATTAAATGTGCTTAGTTTTGTTGGAGTTGATATTTATGTCCGTGGATTAATTTTTTTGGTGCAGGAAGCGGCTCTTCAACATGATCAATGATCTACCGACTGTATTTGAAGTTGTGACTGGTGCTGCCAAAAAACTGCAGAAAGAGAAATCTTCAATCTCAAATCACAGTAGCAACAAGTTAAAGTCAAACCCCAAACCGGTAAGCAATAATCTCAAAGAGGCTCGTGCATCTTCATTGATGTTTAACCGTTGTTCCTCATGCACTTTATTTATCAACTTCTTGATGGTAATATATTTCACTCTTCTTCTGACAGCGAGCTGAAACTCCTGGAAAGTTTTCAAGGCCACAGCCGCAGTCACAGCCAAAAGACGAAGACGATGGCATACTAGACGAGGAAGATGAGGATGAGCACGGGGACACATTATGCGGTGCCTGTGGCGATAACTATGCATCAGACGAATTCTGGATCTGCTGCGACATATGCGAGAAATGGTTTCATGGCAAATGCGTGAAGATCACTCCTGCCAGAGCCGAGCACATCAAGCAGTACAAGTGTCCTTCGTGCAGCAATAAGAGAGCTCGCCAGTAGCCGTAGCCTAGACCGTGAACCCTTAGAGGTCTGTACCTTTTCGAAGACTGGTCTATTTATCCCATTCCTCGTTCTAAATTATCAAGGCGTAACCTCTGAATGTTAACTTTCTTATTGGGGATTTTGTTTATTCGTATAGTATTATCATTTGTTGTAGGATTAATCCATTTCTTTTAATATGCTGATAAATATTCTGGCTTTTGTTGAACAAGCATTACCAAATGTAACCTGATCAACTACTCTATTAATAACAATAACGAATTACGAATGGTTATAATGTAAGATAACAAACAAAGTCGAGCCAAGAGCACCTCAGACAAATTGGATATGATGGTTAAAAatgtgtaattttttaaattggtTCTTTATTTTTCGATCGCCAATAAGCAATAAAGAAAGATCTAGTTATTtcttcaataattttttattttgagtagACCTCTTGGTAGGATTCGAACTTAGACAGAAGTCAATCATCTATCAGAGAAAAAAAGAACGAATTGTGATCTTATAAAATTCccaatttatgaattttttttttgaaaatatatgaGTAATCATATGCTTCTCACGTTTCATGAACAATCGAaaagagaaatatccagaaaatcGTTTCAAGAAAAAGTCCGATTCTATGTAGACACAAATTTAATCATAAAAGTATAATGCCTTAGTATGATTATTATGTGGATTCATAAGACTTATGAAATCAATGTCATTAAAACTTATTTAAAGTAATCAATACTCTAGTAATTTTATGTCGAATTAGAAATATTATTATCCGAATCactcaactttttttttattattatccgGATTcctcaacttttttttattttcagttcagtaattttacaattaaaaaatataaacataattaaatcataaataaaattcagTGACACATGCTATATTATGAACGATTATAGGGTTTCACTCTTATATTATTTTACCATTTCACATTCACATATAATGAATAAATTctaaaaaacaaatataatactccatataatattttatatttatattatcaaATTCATGTTCTTATTAAAGACCAAGTATAGAGGTGCATTAAGGTCCTTACACACCCCCTTAGACTTAAACACAACACTAATATCATCCCTTGGATTATAATTTCAGATGGTGGggatttaaaattaatttcagATGGTGGGAATAAAATCCACCTGCTACATCAATTCCATTTCCGGATACATCACAAGGGTAAAATTGGAATCATGGAAACTGAGGAGTCGATTTTAAATTGGAATTATTGAGTAAAGGAACATCTTTATCAAGCTTATATACCCGTGAATAAAAAGGTTATGAGTTCGAATTTCACTTATAACGAATCGAGCTTTATAGTTCGTGACAtcttacaaaagaaaaaaggtCGTACACTACTGTctcatctttggggacgactcGCCAAACGTAGATATTTACAAACAGAAAAAAGCAACAGAAATCAagacaaaaacaagaaaaaaaaaggttagAACTgaaaaactaaaatcagaatGAGAAAGAGAATCCCTATTCTTTctcgtgtgtgtgtgttttctctCATCATGTTAGAGCTCCTTGATTCTTAGCCGAGAGGCGTTTCAAGAACTCGTAGGTGGTGATCATCGTTGTTGCAGAGACTGACATGGAGGCGCACCTCGGCCCCAGTCCTCTGTAGCAAGCAGTCCATCCACCCTCCCTCACTAGGTTCCTCACTGTCTGCCAAAAGCTCGGTCCCTTCCTCCCGTTTTCCTCCCCATCCAAGACCTGCAGGCGCGTCTTGATTGTGTCCAACGGCATTGTGATCAAGGCCGACACCCCTCCAGCCATGGCAGCACTCACCCCTTGAACCGCCATCACAGCCTTGGCGTCTGGCCTCAGCCCACCATTCTCCACCCTCTCCTCCCCATTCCTGCAGAGCATACAGCCCACCCCGTTCCAAACCACCCTCTGGGCCATGGAATAAGACGCCCACCAAACAGCATTGCTCGGTGCATAAGTCAAGATTGAGATCCCAAACCCTCTATACAGCCCTCTGATCCCATCTGTCCTCAAAATCTTCCCAAATGCATCCACCCCACTCGCGGATTtacaaccaccaccaccgccgccaccaccactgCCCTGTGTCATCAGCCTCTGGCTGATGACATCAACGGGCGTCCACACCACCTGCGCAGCCATGGCAGCGCTCAATCCAGCAGCCGCATTGGCCACAGCAGCCACACTAGGCTCAGGCAATCCAAGCCTAGTCGCGGTGGTTCCTACATTACTCTTAGTAACCTCAAGTGCAGTCATGTATACAGCTCGAGCAGGGATAGTCCCGGTCAGGGAAGTCCCAAATCCCCTATACAATCCGCGAAGCCCTTCATACCTCATGATCCAAACCCCGGTCCTAACACAAGAAACATGCGACTGAGACACCTGCTGCCGCGTTTTTAGCACCACCATCGGGTATAATGCAGCCGAGACACCGGAGAATAAGGCTGCCCCGAGAAAGAAGAACTTGGATTTATCCAACATTTTCCATTCTATATCTGCTGGAATGTGGATTTCTTCCTCTGCTGATTCTTCCTCAGCAGCGCTCAAACTCATTTTCCCCAGTTTTACTCACTGATTCTTTCTCTATCCTCAAAATCCAAAAGCCCTAATTCTAATCAATCTAAAACAATAGGCGCCCTAAAACCAAAAtacaaaccctaattttctcCCACTGATCAAATTCATAGAACAAAACTATACATACATCCAATTAAGCATAGGCTATACTCACGAACGAAGAAATTTCGACAAAAATCCGATCTTCAGCAGCCTTGTGCACAGATTATCGCAATAAGGAGAGAAAAAAAGCAAACAATATCCAGTCTACTGATTCATATTGATACGTAAATCGACTTTTTGCGCTTGTGGAAGAATGTTTTGGACGGGAAAATGAACAAGATATTTGTGCTCTTCATCTTTTAAGAATTCTTACCGATCATTTCCTCTCCTTTCAAATCCGGTAAGATCGGATCTTGCCGGAAAAATTTATCAATTGTTTATGCTATTGAAAATGCTGACAATCTTAAGAAATGCAATagaaaaatggttaaaaatCCACACAATGGGGCCCACCTCCCACCACTCTTTTAAACTAATTTCATGTTGCAATTGTAAAATGTTTATAGTAGATTCATCTTATCTACATGTAGATTCTAAATTTTCCTTAATAATACATTATTTTGGGGAATATTCAGCATCACATGTAAAGATTAATTGCAAATTGAAAAAGTCTAAAGATTAGTTAATAGAAAACGTCTCTTTCACATGTAAATTTTGGTTGCATATTGCTAAGTGTAATTCTCCGTCCAAGTCAACAATAAATATGTTTCCGaactttttaaattaattaactaacttttcctataatttttatttttatttcttaaatttaTTATCAAATAATGACGTGATCATGACGTGTCAAACAATATCCAGACAGCGGACATCCACCTAGGAAATACTCACGTGCGGTTTATCCAatggaatatattttttataacttaaaaacaaaaaagataACCAGTAAAAGTGAAGATTCCGCTGTAGTACCTTGTTTTTTGAGCCGACAAATTTGTAGTATACCttcttgataaaaaaataattgcatTCATTATGTATACACAAATACAAGAGCCTATACACTTGTAATAATACTACTATCTGTTTAGAAAGAAAGTGAGGCTATTACAATAAATTGCAAAGGGAAAAAAAATACAAGAGCCTATATCCTTAAAGAACTCAAAAGTGCAAACTTGGGCCGGACCTCATTAACAACTCTATGGCGAAAACCCAATGCGAAAAACACCACAAGAGGAAAATGAGTACCCTACCCTATCTATAGCTTTTGAGCATGGTGCAGCTCGAGCGAAAGAGTTCGTATTCCCGTTTAAGTAATGGTCGAGATTCAAGCTGAGCTGACAATGAGGTTTCCGATTTTGGTGGACTCTGCGTGCTAGCTCCTGAATTTGAGAATTTTCTCGACCGGTTTACACTGGAAATCTTCGCGTAGACAGTTTAGTCCCTTGAGTACTGCATTAGCTCAAACCACTGCAAGAGGGAGAGATGTTGAAAAATCAGTGTCAGTTTTGAAAACTTAGAAAGAACAATGGTGCAATAGCTGTGAGCACACTCGTGATGTCACATACTTGTCTCAAAAGATCCGCGAGTGTCCGAGGAAGCACTTCGATGTTCTTGAGGACCACGTAGTATGGGAATGGGAAAGAGTCGATGTACCTTGAGAGCTTAAATTCTGTCCCCTTACCTGTGAATTCCTGCAAGGCGTGACCGTGTTAATGTTTTCATGAACGTAAAGCTTAAAAACGGACGAATGAATCGATTTAAGTTGTACTAGATTTTTACCTGTAAATCCATGATGGATTCATTAGGGCTGTCTAGGAGCAGGAATGCAACCATTCGTTTAGTGCTCAGGATGTCTCTCACACGCCGTTTCAATTTTTCCTGATTTAGGGCAAAATCAAGGGTTAGGACAAAGGATTGTGACGTGTGTTTTCGTTTTACTTGGGGAGGGGAGAGTGGTGGAAGAAGAGAAAATGGTACCTTCTCGTTGAAACGACCATCGGCAATGATCAGTACGAGCTGCTCTAGAGGATTGCAGCCAGACGGCGACCGCGCCTGCATCACAGCGGCATCAAGCATGTTGTTCACATACTTTAGTAGATCTACCATTGGTTCGTCTGCGATCGTGTTCTCTTGCTTAAACGTGAAGCTCGACATCATCTGGTCCAAGTAAAATGCCAAACCAAGGAATTTATATGTCAAACATTTGCTAATGAATAAGACTTGGAACATATATGAAGATGCTACCTTGATTCCGGCCTCGGGGGAGAATGGTTGATCGAAATCGTGGAGTAATCTAATGTTTCCCTGCTGCCCGAAGCTAGCAACAGCCAAATTCCCAACTTCCAGCTGCGACATTGCACGGCAGACTGTCACGAGTGCTTCCATGGCGAACCTTCCACAACTGCCTTCTGACATACTGGCGGAGTCGTCTACTGCAATCAAGACTTGGTAGTCGCGCTTGCTCGGCTTCGTCCGCCTCAGCCATATCCTGTCTTTCCGGTAGTGGCTGGCGATATATTGAATCACCTGGGGACCAAGAGATATCAACGGACTACTCTTTGGAACATTGGAATTTGATGGATCGATcgaaatatgaaaataatatggTGAAATCATACCTTCTTGATGTTTATCCTTTTACCAGTTCTGTAATCGCCCTGTAGCTTGCTAGCTAAAGTAGGCTCCATCACGAGACGCAACTGTTCTGCCAGCTCCTGAGACAATCTCGTCGTACGGGATTCGTATCTTCGCCAAAGAATGGCAGCTTCATCCCTGGTATCAACGGAGGGCTCAAACTTACTACCTTTACCaagctcatcatcatcatcgctCATTGCTGATGTGCTAATATGACGAATTTCTTCGCTGATGTACGACTTCTTTACGGATACAAGACTGTCGGACAAGGTAATCCCGTCTTGACTATAATCACCATCAACTTCCATGGCATCTCCACTATCCTGCTCCATATCTGCTGTTCCTTGCTGCTTACTGGCATCATTTGCAGAATACATAGCAGAATTTGTAATGGGATAGGTCTCGGGGCTCTTTTCAATCTCAATTTCAGCGGCATGATCCTTTGCATCAGTACCTCCTACGTCGGTTTCCGTCTCGTTCGGAGCAATATCACCCTTGACTTGTTCTGCCATTGCAGGTCCGAGTGCCTGAGCTGTTCCCTCCTTGAACTCGGCAGTGTAGCCGTACTCATCAGCA is a window encoding:
- the LOC121770786 gene encoding PHD finger protein ALFIN-LIKE 4-like, whose product is MDAAGYNPRTVEEVFRDFKGRRAGLIKALTTDVEEFFQQCDPEKENLCLYGFPSEQWEVNLPAEEVPPELPEPALGINFARDGMQEKDWLSLVAVHSDAWLLAVSFYFGARFGFDKADRKRLFNMINDLPTVFEVVTGAAKKLQKEKSSISNHSSNKLKSNPKPRAETPGKFSRPQPQSQPKDEDDGILDEEDEDEHGDTLCGACGDNYASDEFWICCDICEKWFHGKCVKITPARAEHIKQYKCPSCSNKRARQ
- the LOC121769774 gene encoding solute carrier family 25 member 44-like, producing MSLSAAEEESAEEEIHIPADIEWKMLDKSKFFFLGAALFSGVSAALYPMVVLKTRQQVSQSHVSCVRTGVWIMRYEGLRGLYRGFGTSLTGTIPARAVYMTALEVTKSNVGTTATRLGLPEPSVAAVANAAAGLSAAMAAQVVWTPVDVISQRLMTQGSGGGGGGGGCKSASGVDAFGKILRTDGIRGLYRGFGISILTYAPSNAVWWASYSMAQRVVWNGVGCMLCRNGEERVENGGLRPDAKAVMAVQGVSAAMAGGVSALITMPLDTIKTRLQVLDGEENGRKGPSFWQTVRNLVREGGWTACYRGLGPRCASMSVSATTMITTYEFLKRLSAKNQGALT